The genomic window CTCGAGTCGTCTCCGACCGAGCTGGCTTCTcggtaaggtcactggtgagttgtcgTTGCTCACCCACTACCCCTACCGCCTTATTGTTGATGCGGCTCACCCAAACACCATCGCCTTTGCCACAAGATGCCTGCTAttgtggagaggtccttctacggcGTCCTGGCTCATGCAACCGCCGCTCATCGTCTCacgtcgaaccctaggtgagcatcggcctcgtagataggtcagcaTGGGTCCCGTGTGGCCGACGTAAGcgctagtgccaccgctcgccgtgCCCACGCGCGCGGGGATGGTCGAGGACCTTGCCGCTGTAAAGAGGAGAAAGTTTCGAGGGTTCTGTTGCAAAGTCGTTGTCTGtagaaatagtacgtgtagtgttcgCACTATTGTTTGATAACGCGAGGGTGTTTTTGCAAAAATGCCAGCATGCGGGCTTCGTCGCCACCTCGCGCTGCAGGTCGCCCTCGCGTGGGCCGCGCCTCTGGGCCGTTGTACGCTCGCGCGCGCGCTGCGTCGTGTGTGGGCTACGTTGGACCGAAATCAGTTTAGttttttcgtggagaatagaaatagttttttattttaattttgagctaaactttggtaattaatataaaatcatgtaggtatccaaaaattgtgaaactaattttgttaggttcctaaaattgtgctatatctgttagtgtatttagttcatatatatacttgtcGATAGCAGGaattattaaatcatttgagagtgtttaatattattaggttaaatattgtagaaattttgtggtatgaaatggactaagtattgtaaacttattctcgttattggatcctggacgaaaaacgtggattattcgagttctcccttggggtgtgtttgatggaaccgttcgatatagccaactttcgaggtgcttagtgtctgataaAAGACGAGCGTCTTCGAAAATGTGCTATTTCGAACGGTTCTGTCACACCATCACCTTAGGATTTGGTCTCCTGACCCGTTTAGCCTTCAACTTCTGGTTGTCATCAGTCTTCGAGCCCAGATCACCATCGTCTTCAGTAGCAGGCCTATTAGCACTGGTGACATATCTGTAGTTGTGGTGAATCAGCTGGGAACAGTGGTGACTATGACTATATCCTAGCCGGAAGAAGGAGAAGCGAAGTTGCGTAGGCAATGCGCCAGTGATGCTGCCGACATGGTACCGGATGCGTAATTGGATGTGTGCATCCACGGAGTACCTATCTGCCTTTAGGTCGATAGGCGACCTGGTTGTTCGTGGTCGGTCTGGAGCGGGCAAACGGGCGCGCGCAAGCTGTTCGATAGAATGACGCAGAGGGCGACCGTGCTTAGAAATTCTCAGCTTCTGGCCGGTGCTCGAATTAGAAGGTACTACAACTATATTGTTTTTTATATTATTGAATTAAAAGCTGATACTACAAAAGTAACTGCTCGAGACTGGTTCCATTAGGACTTGGGAGTTAGACAATGATGGTTTAGTGGAGGCTGAATACTGGTGGTGTTACACGATGTAAAATACTGAATAAATTCAAGGAAGCATTCAATTTGATGATTATACTGAACTGATGGGTCAGATTCCTCGCTCCTCTAATGCAAATGGAACCAATGCCAACATGCAAGCAGTTCCTAAGCGACACATACAAGTCACAGAAAGCTATAACTGAATCCTGAATAGATATCTGAATTTCCCCTCAAAATTGCTTCCTTGATTTGCATTTCCTTTCAGTCCATCAAAAAAACTCACTGGACAGAAATGACTGGTAGTTTGTTTTCTCCTCATTTAAGGTTGTGGAAAATCTGAGCTGAAGATGGGGAGATGAGCAAAGCTGCCTCTCTCTCTTAGACCTTCTTTCCTGTCTTGCTTTGTAAGGATTAAGTTGATTTCTTTGAATATGACCAAGTTGTCTGTTTCCAGGCTCCTCGACGAAGTGGTTTAAAATACATGGTACTATGTTGGATGGGCACAACGCATTCAAATCAAACTCCTACGGTTGTCAAGGAAAACAAGCTACCTTTAGTAAGTTATCCTCATGAAAATATCTTTATAAGCCTACGCTAGATCAACATCTGCAATGTTGTCTGCTGTAGTTTCCTCAATTGATTTTACCCCTATTAAGTAGTATACAACTATACGTATCAGAGTGTTGTTTAATTTCTGCTTGCTTTATTACAATGTCCAATTTCTTAGGACGATGTTTGTATTTGTATACATGTATCATGGGAATTATTCATTGCTAGAGGTTTTGGCTCAATATCGAATTGTGGGTCATTATATTTTCTAGAAATCTTTAACATTAATCATGAAGGTATAGCATATTATATTAGCTATGCAAGATAACTAACGTGATGCTGTCCCATTTGCTCGAAGAATATTGCACCCTATTTTCACTGGCAAATCTAAAATATGCGAGGCAATTAACTATTTTAGGCATGTTTAACCCAAGAACTTAGAATCCATAAAGTAGCAATCAATGGCTTTTATGGTGCACCAAATTTACCCCAATGCTGTGCATTCTCCATGGATGTCAAAGGGGGTCACGTTGTCATGGGTATGCGTGGCATACATCCTGTGTTAGGAGTACATACGAGTATATACCAAGCAAGAAGCGACACGCATGTGCGCCACTAGGGATAGCGGCACACACGATCTTCTTCCTCTTatcctcctttctctctctacccatcttcctcctcccgcccACCGCCTCGACCGCCATATAGACTACCTGCAACCTCACTTGTGACCTCAACGTCCACCTACCACCCCCACCAGATGAACCCGCCCTTCACTAATCCTAATCCAGGAGTTCCCCAGCGACTCCTCGCCCCGCTACCGACACCACCTATCCGGTTGTCTCCTTCCGCCCGCGCCTCGCTTACCGCCCCTCAACCCGTCACCGCAGCTTGATCGGCCACCGCCCTCGGGCCCCTCCTCTAAGGTCGCTGGCCATAGATGGTCACAAATACTCCATGGATGTCAAAGGGGTTCACGTTGTCATGGGTATGCGTGGCATACATCCTGTGTTAGGAGTACATACGAGTATACACCAAGCAAGAAGCGACACGCATGCGCGCCACTAGGGATAGCGGCGCACACGATCTTCTTCctcccatcctcctcctcctcctcctctctctctctctccgtacccatcttcctcctcccgtccaCCGCCTCGACCGCCACCTAGACTACCTGCAACCTCACTTGTGACCTCAAAGCCCACCTACCACCCCCACCAGATGAACCCGCCCTTCATTAATCCTAATCCAGGAGTTCGCCAGCGACTCCTCACCCCCGCTACCGGCACCACCTATCCGGTTGTCTCCTTCCGCCCGCtcagcggcgccgccgccgcctcgcttacCACCCCTCAACCCGTCACTGTAGCTTGGTCGGCCGCCGCCCTCAGGCCCCTCATCTAAGGTCGCTGGCCATAGATGGTCACAAATACTACCTTAACCGCTGTCGGCGCCGTGGCCACCGCCTCAACCACCGCGGCGACCTCGTCGCTGGCCGTTCCACCCAACGCCTACCTCTGCcctcgcccccgcccccgcccccttcTTCCTCTGTTCTGGCGACGCGAACGTGCGCCCGATAAGATTTTGGGAAGAAATCAGGAGGCTAGGGTGTGGGATGCTTTGACCGTCAGCGACGGAGCATGCAAGTGGACTCGACAAGAACAAAGTAATAAGTAAACAGTGACTCTTGTAATTACGGCATTTCGCCCTGATTTACGAGGAACCTCTCTCTCTATCTGTGCATGTGTTTTTATGGCTTCGGTCTATGGGTTTGTTGTGCCGTCGTATATCGCATTATCGCGGCTAGTGTGTGAACGCGGCGTGATAAACCAAGAAAAGCCCCAGGTGCCGCGCGAATGTTGCGCACATCTGATCTGGATTTGTTCTGTCGTGCGCTCGGCTGCTCGGCGCCTCGGCGGTGTGGACTGCACTGCAGAATACACGGGACCCAAAATTTGTTTAATGGCTGCTTCTGATGCACGTTTGTCGAAGGGACGCCAGTAATAACCAGTTCACTGCACAGCACAGCAGGATTTGCAGCATGCATCGCAAGCTTTCCAAATGAcaactaggccttgtttagatgccatccaaattccaagttttttcactctctctctattacatcaatttttagccgcttgcatgaagtattaaatgtaggtaaaaaaaataactaattgcacagtttagttcgaaatcacgagatgaatcttttgagcctagttggtcgacaatatttgtcaaataagacgaaagtgctactatttatcggtttgaaattttttcgcaatctaaacgtgCCCCTAGTGTGCTGGCATCAAAAGCCCGCCTTCCTCTTTGTCCTCTCCCCACCGGCCTTTTAGAAAGAAGAAAGGACCCAACGCGATCGAAATCCACTGCCTTCTTCAATTGCTGCCAGGCGCCAGCCACAGCCAGTGCAATTGCACGGCAGCCAATTTTCAGAGCAATAGATATTAGCGATTCCTCAATTAGCCAGTCAAATCTCCACATCCTTTCCCCACCATCCAGGCCTTCCTCCCATGGACGCCGCCGTCTCCACCCTCACCGCTCTCGCCATCTTCGCGAGTACCGTCGAGCACGGTCGGTGCCGGCCTCCGCCACGCTTTCTCAATCGTTTCTCAATCGAGCACGATGTGTGAGTGTGTCTCTGACGCGGGGTGATTTTCTTTTCTGTCTTTGCAGCCGCCTACAGGAGCGTGCACGGGTACAGGGTGCTCGGGAGGAAAAGCGACGGGTGGGTCCGGTGGGGGAGGTGGATGGAGCGGCAGTTcgtcctctccctctccttcccaCCGTGCCTCGAGGTCGCCctgcccgccgccgcgccgcggaTACTGCCAGCGGGGTGGCGGAGCCGGCCGGTGTTCCGCGAGGGACAGACCGTGGAGACCTGGCGTTGCATTGTGGCATTCGATTCCGTCGCCGCCGTCGCACcgtcctccccgccgccgcccgtgCTCTCCCCCCTCGTGTATGGACAATCAGATCACAATTCACATAAGCTCGAAACGGATGCTGCGTTGCTTTCTCAAAATGCTTTGATGGCCGAAAGATTTGTCATTTCAGTTTACAAATTGTTTCTGTTTTCGGAGAAGTAGAACTGATAATTGATTCTAAACTCTGAAGCCTTCGATCTTGTCCTTCCAGGAACCCGCAGCTGCAGTATCTGCCTAACCTGTACAACGACCTGCTGAAGGTGTTTCGGTTTCAGGAAGAGAAAAAGGTCTCAAAAGAGCAACCCATCCGTTCTGGTGAGCAGGGGAAAACTTCTGATCTGGCTGATGCATCGGAGTCCGATTCAGATGGGGATTCTCAATCTGACAAAGGTGATTGTTTTCTCTTTCTTAATTTGGAAATCTACTTGTAACCAGTGTTACCTGTATAAAGTTCCATTTTTTGCTTGCTGAGTCAAACAACAGCACCTCAGATTATTGCGCCTGGGAGGATTCAAGTGGACAATTGACAACCAATTCGCGAGCCTTTCAAGATTTGGCACTTATATcgcaatgacatgtggggtcaatcTGAGTCATTGACATGTGGGTCAGGGTGCCAAATCTTGAAAGGCTCACGAATTGGATGTCGATTTTAGAAAATTCTCATCCCATTGAATATAAAGACTTTAGGCAATATAGTTCTATTATTCACTCCCTTTAAGGCTTTAAGCATCCTTCCACTGTCCATGCCCTCACAAACACACGTCAAATGCGATTTGGAGTTAGACAAGTTTCAGAATTTGATATATGCCAAATAAGATCTTGAACCCAGAAAAAGGTGTCATAATCTAGCACGAGACAACTAATCTTCCATGCTAATATTCAGTTGTTCAGGTTGAAACTGACACTTTTCACACTAGACGAGCCTTAGGCATCAACGCTTAAGCAGGCAGCAGCTCCGCAGCAAGCGCTCCTGGTGACTTCCACCATGGCATGTAAAAATGGCAGCTTTCTGCAAGCGTCCCACCCAAACGATGGGGTGTACACGTGGCGGAGATTAGTTAGGGCCATCCCTCCCCCCTCCGGTTGACAAGAGCACTTAATTTAATTGCTTTGAGTGCTTACAAAATGCTAATCAGACCCCCTCTGTTCGTATTTCTGTCATAATTGGCCCTCTTTATTTTCCTATCCAAGCTCCGTCACTGGTTCTACATGGCCTAAGCCTCTCTCAACTCACTGCTGTCGCTGTCACCAATATGATTGGCCCTGCAAGATTGCAGCTTTTCTGTTTATGTTGCCTCCTATTTATAATGGAGGATTACAGTAAAGGCTGGCCAAAGTGGCCCTAGATTCTAAGCTCACAACTCCTCTAAGCAACTGGCTCACTAACTCCCTAGAGACCAGGCAACTGCTAACAAACCTGAACTGAAAACTCAAAGACTGACTCTTAACAGGCTCGACAATAGACTACTGAATGTGCAGGGAATATTTCCATCAGTGTTAGATTCTAAATTTCTAACACATTTGTCGGATTCCATGTCCTATTTGACTTGTCCAGATGCCAAGTTGGGTACCCGCACCTGAATCAGTTTGTGTCAGTGATTGCTAGTATCTGCAGTTTGTGTCGGTGCTTTCATTTTTCTTTTAAATGCCACCAATCAGTTGCCCCTATTTGGGGCCACATTTCTTGCTAAGTTTGAATTTCCCCTGTAAAATTAACAAAGATGGAGCTTCTTGCATGTACTGATCTAGGATGAGTTGGAGTCTTGGACATTGGTCAAACAGTCACTAGCTGTGCCACATGACATGGTCAATCAAGATATTTTTGTTGGTAACCCAGCAATTagaattattgcaaaaaaaagaCGCCCTATATTGTATAACTCGATAGTTGGGGGATGGGCAGATAGTTGGTTGACACTGAACAATTGGAGATTTGGCAAGTTAGAAGTGCCTTCGGAGGAATTTAGCATTATCATTAGACTGAAAGTGGTGTTTCATCATGGGTTTAGGTGTGCAGCAGGGAAAACATGGAGCTAGACTGGTAGAGGGTGTCAGCAATATAAATTTGTGAGTCCAATATATCATTGTCCTCCTAAAATAACTCTACTCCTAGGGGAATGACCTCTCCCAAGGCATTGTATTAAGAAGGAGACTCAACCTTCCACAGGGTCGAGAAGATGCCCCGAAGGCTGACCTGTATGAGGACTCATAACCTGCCGACAGCATGGCCATACTGTTGTTGTTCCTAATATCGGTACACTATTTGCATGGCATGTTGAAGTATCATGGCAAAGGATTCACAATTATTCCTGTTATGTCGATAGGCCATCAACACTACGGTTAATTAAAGGAAAGATTAGATTAATAAAAATGTGAGGGTGAACCTAATTGGTAACCCGTCCTCCAAAGAGGTATGGCAAATTGGCAAATGAGTACAAtggatgcatatgcaatacttgaataACCGCAATCCACAGTTTCTCTAGGCACAGGATGGACAACAATTCAGATTGCCACGTATACTATGTGGAAAATATGTAAAGAACTTAACCATCAGGATTTTTTATTGCCAAGAATTGTGCACAGATCTTTGATGTTATGAATATATTTTGATGTAAAGCTCCTAATCTGCTGGTTAGGCCATTAGGGGCTCTCAATCTCTGATATACAACTCTTTTCTTGTACTAGGCAGTGCCCATGCCATATTGCTCAAAATAAGAATTTACATAGAAATAGTTATTTTGATAATTCAGCAAACCATCACTTTATTGTAGCTACCTATGGATAAATAGAAACAGAAATCTTGATAGGCAGCGTTAGCTGGTTAACATAGTGTTGTActggatcttttttttttttttgaaaaactggcaggagctctgcctgtCAATTAAGATGGAAAAGAGAGTTTATATACAACAGGCCTGTAAGCCTAGGCCCCTAAGGGCACACATTCCAACATCACACTCTCAACTAAGCGAAATTGTTTAGTGCCCTTGATCACAGCTCAATGTCCTCCTTTGTCCTGTGGGCCACCTGGTTTGCATCCAAAGAACTGTTATCAAAGATCCTTCTATTTCTTTCTTTCCATATGTTCCAGATTATGTATATAACCACCCCATTGAAGTGTCGCCGCCTTTGTCTTGGAATTTTTGCAGCCGTGTACTGGATTTCAGTTTTTTCCTTGTTTCTCTTtacttttttgttttctatgtcTTGTCTCCTCTCACCATGATGGCCTGTAAATATTCTTACCCAGCTTGAATGAGAAGGCAGTCCACCTGTAAGTTTCCCTAAAAAAATACTGTGTTCTGACCATCCCTGCTCGTATGAGGAACTAAGTTGGCGCAGATGGTATATGATTCGAAATTGGCACAAAGGCGTTTTTCTGGCTCTCGCCACGGCGACGCCACGGCTCCGGCGTGtatggcgtccgccatagcgccgtGGCGTCCCCGTGGCGCCGATTTGGCGTCCTGTGGCGCCTTTGTGCGCTGTGGCAGGCGCAATAGACggtgagggtgagggtgagggtgaggccGTGAGGGTACCTGTATAGGCCGAGTGGCCGATTGGAGCCCTCTGAGACCGAGCCCGAGACGCAACCACAAGCAGCCCTTCGAGCCGCCACCGCCGTAGGCCGCCGGGACGGTCGCCCTCCGCCCGCCCCCGTGCTCGCAACCAGCTAGCCGTCGCCGTGGAAGGACACCGCGAGCCCGCCGTCGGTGGAGGGTTCCTGCACTacgccgccgtggccgccccTGCGCGCCACGGATCCGCGCTGCTCGGGGAGGGAGAAGAGGCAGCTGAGCCAGATCTGGCCTCGTcgccgccggatccggcctccacACGCGCCGATGCCACCGGTcagagagggagaagagggagctggctccggtcggagagagggagagtgcgggggagggagaggggcgcGGTCCTGTGCGCCGTCGCTGGGGGAGAGGGGGAGTCGCTcggggagaaggggagagggagTCGTGCTCGGGCGCAGTCGCTCGGAGGAGAAGGAGTCGCGCTTGAGCGCCGTCGCTCTGGAGAGTGGagtgaggagaggagagagggtggAGTCTCTAGGGTTTTTGATTTCGTTTATATATTGGTGATGGTAGTGGGCTGGTGTGGGCTAGCGGGCTGGgcctgatttaccgaggcggttgaGTTAGGATGCATGGGACGACTTTTGAGAGATGAGAGATTTGGAAGTTTGAGAGATGAGAGAGTTCTATGTCTTTTGTGCTACATTTACATTGCTATTTTGATTTGCTAATATTGTAGACTATACCTTTTAAGCTACATTTGCATTACCATTTGTCAATATAATTTTCTAATATCCTAGACTATAATGTATGTATTCGCCACGCCGatgtgtgtatggcgtcgccaCGCCGCGCGCCATAGACGCTGTAAAGGTGTGAAGGTGGTGGGTCGCCGCGCCTCGCCACGCCGCCGTAAAAACTATGATTTAGACTAAGAAAGAGTGCAAAGAGAACTCAGTAGTTGGATATCATACAACTGTATCTTCTTGGCAATTTACTTTAAGATGTCCTTGTGTTAACAACATAAAAGGTTAACATGAAGATAAGATAAAATTCAGCAAACTTTTTTTTGGTTCTCAATCTCTGAAATTGGTTACTTGTGGCACTTACTTTTTTGTTAGTATTATGTACTTTTATGGGCTCATGAGATCTATATAATAGCAATTTATTATGTGACGGTTTGTTGTTGCGATTCATAGTACCTGTTTACTCTTGTTTTGAGGAAAAGTTGTTTTACCCCCAACCTATATTGAAAGCCCATTCTTATAGATATTACTGGTGGGTTTTCTACAATTTACTTCTTTCATCCTCCGCTGGTAAATAAAAGTATAAAACTTCAAGAACAAATTAATATTAT from Miscanthus floridulus cultivar M001 chromosome 11, ASM1932011v1, whole genome shotgun sequence includes these protein-coding regions:
- the LOC136493359 gene encoding protein RKD5-like, producing the protein MDAAVSTLTALAIFASTVEHAAYRSVHGYRVLGRKSDGWVRWGRWMERQFVLSLSFPPCLEVALPAAAPRILPAGWRSRPVFREGQTVETWRCIVAFDSVAAVAPSSPPPPVLSPLVNPQLQYLPNLYNDLLKVFRFQEEKKVSKEQPIRSGEQGKTSDLADASESDSDGDSQSDKELAPPVQKHIRANRKHIDSITLVDIAQYFHLPIRDASKTLKIGVSILKRKCRQYGIPRWPHRKIKSLDSLIHDLEYVLAREDEEEEEKQLQKDRLAAAINALTKRKSMLESEKETIQLKPTMDLMAETKLFREDVFKRRYRAKSSVMEDMDFDMD